A part of Planctomycetota bacterium genomic DNA contains:
- a CDS encoding PIN domain-containing protein, with product MLIDTSVWIDHFARGVTGMDQAIASETIVMHEDVLGELALGNFAHRARVLSLLRALPLIPRVSHEEILELVERHELWGKGLGVVDAHILGACLVAHETLWTRDRTLSAAASAVGVRLHAGGAS from the coding sequence ATGCTGATCGACACGTCGGTGTGGATCGATCATTTCGCACGCGGCGTGACCGGCATGGACCAAGCGATCGCGTCCGAAACCATCGTCATGCACGAGGACGTGCTCGGCGAGCTGGCGCTGGGGAACTTCGCTCATCGCGCCCGCGTGCTATCGCTCCTGCGCGCCCTCCCCCTGATCCCGCGCGTCTCCCACGAGGAAATCCTCGAACTCGTGGAGCGCCACGAGCTCTGGGGGAAGGGGCTGGGCGTGGTGGACGCGCACATTTTGGGCGCGTGCCTGGTCGCGCACGAGACGTTGTGGACGCGCGACCGGACGCTGAGCGCCGCCGCGTCGGCCGTCGGCGTACGACTTCACGCTGGAGGTGCATCCTGA
- a CDS encoding VWA domain-containing protein has translation MILLAPTAALIGALLTIPPLVALYLLKMRRRPVRVSVVSLWPAAGRDAQANVPLAMIRPSWLLFLHALILVLLLLAVGRPALRSGGGFSGDRIYFLIDVSASMGARDEPGGVTRLERAIDRAARAGDDLLRGGGRRVGVIEVGATARIVENPTNSRAALRDALARLAPRDEPGDLGEAVSLIRALSAGEEEAPSPPTIALFSDGAFRQHGPETAVPAGLRFERVGPAGPAAPNAGIVALAARRDVLDPGTLRVFLDVLHTPTDGSTVPIAIALDGRVLERRVLDIPRATDPARVATSFSLPNIGGGVLTATISRDDALASDNLAALDILPAVRPAVWVVSPEGGAGRAPGGSLLLRETLAELRLRSVTDLTAEAYEARVANDGFERVDLIVFDRVTPRGMPRRPTLSFAGGPEIEGVARSDAPAGASGVVLWEREHPALRYVSLDGVTLSDAGVLEADESAEGVRVLARGARGALIVEAERAGVRHLLVSFDLSRSNWPLLPGFPVFLASGVDYLAMAGQASVGRSARTGESVTVRGPGDEVVYRGPVEVRAAARPGSETRAGPFTRAGVYVGPPRMEPRVVCVNVFDELESSIASPATLEIGGRTATTAAGAREVRELWAWFVAGALALLAVEWFVYARSVRS, from the coding sequence GTGATTCTGCTGGCCCCCACCGCCGCGCTGATCGGCGCGCTGCTGACGATCCCCCCGCTGGTCGCGCTGTACCTGCTGAAGATGCGCCGCCGCCCGGTGCGGGTCTCGGTGGTATCGCTGTGGCCCGCGGCGGGGCGCGACGCGCAGGCGAACGTCCCGCTGGCCATGATCCGCCCCAGTTGGCTGCTCTTCCTGCACGCCCTCATCCTCGTGCTGCTGCTGCTGGCGGTAGGGCGGCCCGCGCTCCGCTCGGGCGGGGGTTTCTCCGGCGATCGGATCTACTTCCTGATCGACGTCTCGGCATCCATGGGCGCGCGCGACGAGCCCGGCGGCGTCACGCGCCTGGAGCGCGCGATCGACCGCGCGGCACGCGCGGGCGACGACCTGCTGCGGGGCGGCGGGCGACGCGTGGGCGTCATCGAGGTCGGGGCGACGGCGCGCATCGTCGAGAACCCGACGAACTCGCGTGCCGCGCTGCGCGACGCCTTGGCGCGCCTCGCGCCCCGCGACGAGCCGGGCGACCTGGGCGAGGCCGTCTCGCTCATCCGCGCGCTCAGCGCGGGCGAGGAAGAAGCCCCTTCGCCCCCGACGATCGCGCTGTTCAGCGACGGGGCGTTCCGCCAGCACGGCCCGGAGACCGCGGTGCCCGCGGGCCTGCGGTTCGAGCGCGTGGGCCCGGCGGGCCCGGCGGCGCCCAACGCCGGGATCGTGGCGCTGGCCGCCCGGCGCGACGTGCTGGACCCGGGCACGCTGCGCGTCTTCCTCGACGTGCTGCACACGCCGACCGACGGCTCGACGGTGCCGATCGCGATCGCGCTCGACGGGCGCGTGCTCGAACGGCGCGTGCTCGACATCCCGCGCGCGACCGACCCCGCCCGCGTCGCGACGTCCTTCAGCCTGCCCAACATCGGGGGCGGCGTGCTCACCGCGACCATCTCGCGCGACGACGCGCTCGCGAGCGACAATCTCGCGGCCCTGGACATCCTGCCCGCGGTGCGCCCGGCGGTGTGGGTCGTGTCGCCCGAGGGCGGCGCGGGCCGCGCACCCGGGGGCAGCCTGCTGCTGCGCGAGACGCTGGCCGAACTGCGCCTGCGGTCGGTCACGGACCTGACGGCGGAGGCGTACGAGGCGCGCGTCGCGAACGACGGGTTCGAGCGCGTGGACCTCATCGTGTTTGATCGCGTGACGCCCCGAGGCATGCCGCGCCGGCCGACCCTGAGCTTCGCCGGCGGGCCCGAGATCGAGGGCGTCGCGCGCTCGGACGCACCGGCGGGCGCGTCGGGCGTCGTGCTGTGGGAACGCGAGCACCCGGCCCTGCGGTACGTGTCGCTGGACGGCGTGACGCTCTCGGACGCGGGCGTGCTGGAGGCCGACGAATCGGCCGAGGGCGTCCGCGTGCTGGCCCGCGGCGCGCGCGGGGCGCTCATCGTCGAGGCGGAGCGCGCGGGCGTGCGCCACCTGCTGGTGTCGTTCGACCTCTCGCGCAGCAACTGGCCCCTGCTCCCCGGGTTCCCGGTCTTTCTGGCTTCGGGCGTCGACTACCTCGCGATGGCGGGCCAGGCCTCGGTGGGGCGGAGCGCGCGCACCGGCGAGAGCGTGACCGTCCGCGGGCCGGGCGACGAGGTCGTGTACCGCGGGCCCGTGGAGGTGCGCGCGGCGGCCCGCCCGGGCAGCGAGACCCGCGCCGGGCCCTTCACGCGCGCGGGGGTGTACGTCGGGCCGCCACGCATGGAGCCCCGCGTCGTGTGCGTGAACGTCTTCGACGAGCTGGAGAGCTCCATCGCGAGCCCGGCGACGCTGGAGATCGGCGGGCGCACGGCGACAACGGCCGCCGGCGCACGCGAGGTGCGCGAACTGTGGGCGTGGTTCGTCGCGGGGGCCCTCGCGCTGCTCGCGGTTGAGTGGTTCGTCTACGCGCGCAGCGTGCGGTCGTGA
- the iscX gene encoding Fe-S cluster assembly protein IscX, translating to MDARPDAERRRVGRRRTTSRWRCILTTDDSLHWLDVEDLGEALAAAHPRRDPLAVRFTELKDLVRALPNFREQPGHPVNERILEEIQRHWIETRAGRPRDDD from the coding sequence GTGGACGCGCGACCGGACGCTGAGCGCCGCCGCGTCGGCCGTCGGCGTACGACTTCACGCTGGAGGTGCATCCTGACCACCGACGATTCACTGCACTGGCTCGACGTCGAAGACCTCGGCGAAGCGCTGGCCGCGGCGCACCCGCGGCGCGACCCGCTCGCGGTGCGCTTCACGGAACTCAAGGACCTCGTGCGCGCGCTGCCGAACTTCCGCGAGCAGCCTGGGCACCCGGTGAACGAGCGGATCCTCGAAGAAATCCAGCGCCACTGGATCGAGACGCGCGCCGGGCGCCCCCGCGACGACGACTGA
- the tnpA gene encoding IS200/IS605 family transposase, with translation MPGTYSQLLLHVVFSTKGRAPWITAEVAERLYPYIGGIVRAEKGVLYDIGGVEDHVHMYLRWRPDASISDLMRTVKARSSKWVHETYPSLAEFAWQMGYSVFSVSKSQEEAVKKYIAGQAEHHKREDFKSELLRILRVHGIEFDERYVFD, from the coding sequence ATGCCGGGCACGTACTCCCAACTCCTGCTCCACGTCGTCTTCTCCACGAAGGGCCGCGCCCCGTGGATTACCGCCGAAGTCGCCGAGCGCCTCTATCCCTACATCGGCGGCATCGTCCGGGCTGAGAAGGGCGTGCTCTACGACATCGGCGGCGTCGAAGACCACGTCCACATGTACCTCCGGTGGCGGCCCGATGCCTCGATCTCGGACCTGATGCGCACGGTCAAGGCCCGCTCGTCGAAGTGGGTTCACGAGACGTATCCGAGTCTCGCCGAGTTCGCGTGGCAAATGGGGTACAGCGTCTTCTCCGTCAGCAAGTCGCAGGAAGAAGCCGTGAAGAAGTACATCGCGGGCCAGGCAGAGCATCACAAGAGGGAAGATTTCAAATCCGAGTTGTTGCGCATACTCCGCGTTCACGGCATCGAGTTCGACGAGCGCTATGTGTTTGACTGA
- a CDS encoding 2Fe-2S iron-sulfur cluster-binding protein: MTFKRPEGVKGPPTVPVTFVMEDPLSLTGDAARERTLTGGVGESLLELALDNGINIEHACGGVCACSTCHIYVEKGEQALSESTEAEEDRVEEAPGLQRNSRLSCQCIIRANAPIVVRVPAWNRNAVKEDPH, encoded by the coding sequence ATGACGTTCAAGCGACCCGAGGGGGTCAAGGGCCCCCCCACCGTGCCGGTGACGTTCGTGATGGAAGACCCGCTCTCGCTGACCGGCGACGCGGCCCGCGAGCGCACGCTCACCGGCGGCGTCGGCGAGAGCCTGCTCGAACTCGCCCTCGACAACGGGATCAACATCGAGCACGCGTGCGGCGGGGTGTGCGCGTGCTCCACGTGCCACATCTACGTCGAGAAGGGCGAGCAGGCCCTGAGCGAATCGACGGAGGCCGAGGAGGACCGCGTCGAGGAGGCCCCGGGCCTGCAGCGCAACAGCCGCCTGAGCTGCCAGTGCATCATCCGGGCGAACGCGCCGATCGTGGTGCGGGTGCCCGCGTGGAACCGCAACGCGGTGAAGGAAGACCCGCACTAG
- a CDS encoding lipid-A-disaccharide synthase N-terminal domain-containing protein, with protein MTDPHPTRPSDPPRRRKRLKWEPWALMLLVMGLGMYLIWSPISGLKGPRPAPGTRAIELRVGGQRGIVEVDDRAAAPAFRVLLRNGYESPIMDARAFASMFGEESLRAATRTESPLFRVLNITSWTGLVWVLLGFAGQLAFTGRMLVQWLVSERKKASVIPEVFWWMSLIGGVLLFTYFVWRQDFIGVLGQSSGVVIYARNLRLIHKKRRRAAARPDPERSAEGVSTDISAS; from the coding sequence ATGACCGATCCACACCCCACGCGACCGTCCGACCCGCCCAGACGCCGCAAGCGCCTCAAGTGGGAGCCCTGGGCCCTCATGCTCCTGGTCATGGGCCTGGGCATGTACCTCATCTGGTCGCCCATCTCGGGGCTCAAGGGCCCGCGCCCCGCCCCGGGAACCCGCGCCATCGAACTTCGCGTCGGCGGGCAGCGGGGCATCGTCGAGGTCGACGACCGCGCCGCCGCCCCGGCCTTCCGCGTGCTGCTCCGCAACGGCTACGAATCACCGATCATGGACGCGCGGGCGTTCGCCTCGATGTTCGGCGAGGAATCGCTCCGCGCCGCGACCCGGACCGAAAGCCCGCTCTTCCGCGTGCTCAACATCACGTCGTGGACGGGGTTGGTCTGGGTGCTGCTGGGCTTCGCCGGGCAGTTGGCCTTCACCGGGCGGATGCTCGTGCAGTGGCTGGTGAGCGAGCGGAAAAAGGCGAGCGTCATCCCCGAAGTATTCTGGTGGATGAGCCTGATCGGCGGGGTCCTGCTTTTCACGTACTTCGTGTGGCGACAAGATTTTATCGGCGTGCTGGGACAATCATCGGGCGTGGTGATCTACGCGCGGAACCTGCGGCTCATCCACAAGAAGCGTCGTCGCGCCGCCGCCCGACCCGACCCCGAGCGATCCGCGGAGGGCGTCTCGACCGATATTTCCGCCTCCTAA
- a CDS encoding glycosyltransferase family 2 protein has translation MPEDSVLPPPAVSVVAPAHNEEDNVEPLVREIEAAMRAAGEPFEIVLVDDGSTDRTRERILALMPGRPFLRCVAMTRTPPGKGNGQSAAFHAGFRACRAPLIAVLDADLQNDPAEIPAFVRRLRETGADLVQGDRSRARKDNAVRKVGSIVGRLFRRTLLGDEIRDTGCSLRVMTRDMALRLPLEFRGMHRFIPVTIAHLGGKVVEMPVTHRPRVAGQTKYGLGILQRALPGLRDLFAVRWMRSRRRPVTCVEVRDAGAPPA, from the coding sequence ATGCCCGAGGATTCGGTCTTGCCCCCGCCGGCGGTGTCGGTCGTCGCGCCCGCGCACAACGAAGAGGACAACGTCGAGCCCCTCGTGCGCGAGATCGAAGCCGCCATGCGCGCCGCGGGCGAGCCCTTCGAGATCGTCCTCGTCGACGACGGCTCCACCGACCGCACGCGCGAACGCATCCTCGCCCTCATGCCGGGACGCCCCTTTCTCCGCTGCGTCGCGATGACCCGGACGCCCCCGGGCAAGGGCAACGGGCAGTCCGCGGCGTTCCACGCCGGGTTCCGCGCCTGCCGCGCCCCGCTCATCGCCGTCCTCGACGCCGACCTCCAGAACGACCCCGCCGAGATCCCCGCGTTCGTGCGGCGTCTGCGCGAGACCGGCGCCGATCTCGTGCAGGGCGACCGCTCCCGCGCCCGCAAGGACAACGCCGTCCGCAAGGTCGGGTCGATCGTCGGGCGCCTCTTCCGCCGCACGCTCCTGGGCGACGAGATCCGCGACACCGGCTGCTCGCTCCGCGTCATGACGCGCGACATGGCGCTGCGCCTCCCGCTCGAGTTCCGGGGCATGCACCGCTTCATCCCCGTCACCATCGCGCACCTGGGCGGGAAGGTCGTCGAGATGCCCGTGACGCACCGCCCGCGCGTCGCGGGCCAGACAAAGTACGGGCTTGGCATCCTGCAGCGCGCGCTCCCGGGCCTGCGCGATCTCTTCGCGGTACGCTGGATGCGCTCCCGCCGTCGCCCCGTGACGTGCGTCGAAGTCCGCGACGCGGGCGCGCCTCCGGCATGA
- a CDS encoding RlmE family RNA methyltransferase translates to MPQPRKLHDRYFKQAKEEGYVARSAYKLLEINEKRRLVRAGDRVLDLGSAPGSWLQVLDERLGPRGRITGIDLQEVDAPRSERVRVLRGDAFLTSPEVLLGAWGEPDPPRFDVVLSDMAPNTTGHGDDFLSARLCERVLDLCAGVLRPGGNLIMKILEGEPTPGVIARTKRLFIQAGTTKPAASRDLSREIFIWGTGYVGERGNAGPASATGAREERGAGDGAGRDGGGARGRPRR, encoded by the coding sequence ATGCCCCAGCCGCGAAAACTGCACGACCGATACTTCAAGCAGGCGAAGGAGGAGGGGTACGTCGCGCGCTCGGCGTACAAGCTGCTGGAGATCAACGAGAAGCGCCGGCTCGTGCGCGCGGGCGACCGCGTGCTGGACCTGGGCAGCGCCCCCGGCTCGTGGCTGCAGGTCCTCGACGAACGCCTGGGCCCGCGCGGGCGGATCACGGGCATCGACCTGCAGGAGGTTGACGCCCCGCGCAGCGAGCGCGTCCGCGTGCTGCGGGGGGACGCGTTCCTGACCTCGCCCGAGGTACTGCTGGGCGCCTGGGGCGAGCCGGACCCGCCGCGGTTCGACGTCGTGCTGAGCGACATGGCACCCAACACGACCGGGCACGGCGATGATTTCCTCTCCGCCCGACTGTGCGAACGCGTGCTCGACCTGTGCGCGGGCGTGCTGCGCCCCGGGGGCAATCTCATCATGAAGATCCTGGAGGGCGAGCCGACGCCGGGCGTCATCGCACGCACGAAGCGGCTGTTCATCCAGGCGGGGACGACCAAGCCCGCGGCGAGCCGCGATCTGTCTCGCGAGATCTTCATCTGGGGCACGGGCTACGTGGGCGAGCGGGGGAACGCCGGGCCGGCCAGCGCCACAGGGGCCCGAGAAGAGCGGGGTGCGGGTGATGGGGCGGGCCGCGACGGCGGCGGCGCTCGAGGGCGGCCTCGTCGATAA
- a CDS encoding DinB family protein, whose translation MTHAPAHTPNPAHTPNPAQQPEPGALPALITAYEADASTPAAWVRGLSREHLLSHPVPGTWSVQELVVHTLESDLAATHRFRRIVAEDLPLLIAYDETLCVQRLAYDRADIAEVVALFDLHRRFTARWLRTVAPADFARCGIHNQRGKVSLAEFIQVYIDHVRHHERFLLEKRRALGMPLA comes from the coding sequence ATGACCCACGCCCCCGCGCACACCCCGAACCCCGCGCACACCCCGAACCCCGCGCAGCAGCCGGAACCCGGCGCGCTCCCCGCGCTCATCACCGCGTACGAGGCCGACGCGTCGACCCCCGCCGCGTGGGTGCGGGGGCTCTCGCGCGAGCACCTGCTGTCGCACCCCGTGCCGGGCACGTGGAGCGTGCAGGAACTGGTCGTGCACACTTTGGAGAGCGACCTGGCCGCAACGCACCGCTTCCGGCGGATCGTCGCCGAGGACCTGCCGCTGCTCATCGCGTACGACGAGACGCTGTGCGTGCAGCGCCTGGCGTACGACCGGGCCGACATCGCCGAGGTCGTCGCACTCTTCGACCTGCACCGGCGTTTCACCGCACGCTGGCTGCGGACGGTCGCGCCCGCCGACTTCGCCCGCTGCGGCATCCACAACCAGCGCGGCAAGGTGTCACTCGCCGAGTTCATCCAGGTCTACATCGACCACGTTCGCCACCACGAACGCTTCCTGCTCGAGAAGCGCCGCGCGCTGGGCATGCCGCTGGCCTGA
- a CDS encoding type II toxin-antitoxin system VapB family antitoxin, translating into MRTTLNLDDAIVRQAQQLTGVREKTWLVHEGLRLLVAREAARRLAALGGTEPGLVAPPRRRTRKAG; encoded by the coding sequence ATGCGAACGACCCTCAATCTCGACGACGCGATCGTGCGTCAGGCGCAGCAGCTGACCGGCGTGCGAGAGAAGACGTGGCTGGTGCACGAGGGGCTGCGGTTGCTCGTCGCGCGCGAGGCCGCCCGGCGTCTCGCGGCCCTCGGAGGCACCGAGCCGGGCCTTGTCGCCCCGCCCCGCCGACGCACGCGGAAGGCAGGCTGA